The Streptomyces pactum genome contains a region encoding:
- a CDS encoding DUF3099 domain-containing protein produces MRKQSTGGNVEVFRITGARTGLQEDVRGRQRRYIISMSVRTVSVVLAACLWNVERHVAIVALVLGAVLPYIAVVIANAGRENAPSLPSTFVTTPTPPMIMPPRADDGSAESVPDDVVSGPAPGGAGEPRGRS; encoded by the coding sequence ATGCGGAAGCAGAGTACCGGCGGCAACGTCGAGGTGTTCCGGATCACCGGGGCCCGGACGGGTCTCCAGGAGGATGTGCGCGGGCGCCAGCGCCGGTACATCATCTCGATGTCGGTCCGTACGGTGTCGGTGGTCCTCGCGGCCTGCCTGTGGAACGTGGAACGGCACGTCGCGATCGTGGCCCTGGTCCTCGGTGCGGTCCTGCCGTACATCGCGGTGGTGATCGCCAACGCCGGGCGGGAGAACGCGCCGTCGTTGCCGTCGACGTTCGTCACGACGCCGACTCCGCCGATGATCATGCCGCCGCGGGCCGACGACGGGTCCGCGGAATCCGTCCCGGACGATGTCGTGTCCGGCCCGGCGCCGGGTGGGGCGGGCGAGCCGCGCGGCAGATCGTGA
- a CDS encoding GlsB/YeaQ/YmgE family stress response membrane protein has protein sequence MGWLWAIIVGFVLGLIAKAIIPGKQHSPLWLTTIFGILGAIAGNAVARGVGVESTSGIDWWRHLFQLVAAVIIVAVGDAIYMSVRGKRKMRERA, from the coding sequence ATGGGCTGGTTGTGGGCGATCATCGTCGGATTCGTGCTCGGTCTGATCGCCAAGGCGATCATTCCCGGCAAGCAGCACAGTCCCCTGTGGCTGACCACCATCTTCGGCATACTCGGCGCCATCGCGGGCAACGCCGTCGCGCGCGGCGTCGGAGTCGAGTCGACCTCCGGCATCGACTGGTGGCGGCACCTGTTCCAGTTGGTGGCCGCGGTCATCATCGTCGCCGTCGGTGACGCGATCTACATGTCGGTGCGCGGTAAGAGGAAGATGCGCGAGCGGGCCTGA
- the tyrS gene encoding tyrosine--tRNA ligase, with protein sequence MTDIVDELQWRGLFAQSTDEDALRKALADGPVTFYCGFDPTAPSLHVGHLVQVLTVRRLQQAGHRPLALVGGATGQIGDPRPTAERTLNSPETVAGWVQRLRGQIEPFLSFEGENAAVLVNNLDWTEGLSAIEFLRDVGKHFRVNKMLTKDSVARRLESSEGISYTEFSYQLLQAMDFLQLYRRYGCTLQGGGSDQWGNLTAGLDLLHRLEPDATVHAYATPLMTKADGTKFGKTEGGAVWLDPEMTTPYAFYQFWLNADDRDISKYLRILSFRSREELEELERQTEERPQARAAQRALAEELTTLVHGADQTAAVIAASKALFGQGDLTELDDRTLAAALSELPHVKVAGLGPVVDLFAEVGLVASKSAARRTVREGGAYVNNAKVTGEDAVPAETDLLHGRWLVLRRGKKNLAAVEVTGA encoded by the coding sequence GTGACGGACATCGTCGACGAGCTGCAGTGGCGCGGGCTGTTCGCCCAGTCCACCGACGAGGACGCTTTGCGCAAGGCTCTCGCGGACGGTCCCGTCACGTTCTATTGCGGTTTCGACCCGACCGCGCCGTCCCTGCACGTCGGGCACCTGGTGCAGGTGCTCACCGTGCGCCGGCTCCAGCAGGCCGGTCACCGGCCGCTGGCGCTGGTCGGCGGGGCCACGGGCCAGATCGGCGACCCGCGCCCGACCGCCGAGCGGACGCTGAACTCGCCGGAGACCGTCGCGGGCTGGGTCCAGCGGCTGCGCGGCCAGATCGAGCCGTTCCTGTCCTTCGAGGGTGAGAACGCGGCCGTGCTGGTCAACAACCTCGACTGGACCGAGGGGCTCTCCGCGATCGAGTTCCTGCGGGACGTCGGCAAGCACTTCCGGGTCAACAAGATGCTGACCAAGGACTCCGTCGCCCGGCGGTTGGAGTCCTCCGAAGGCATCAGCTACACGGAGTTCAGCTACCAGTTGCTGCAGGCCATGGACTTCCTCCAGCTCTACCGGAGGTACGGCTGCACGCTCCAGGGCGGTGGCAGCGACCAGTGGGGCAACCTCACGGCCGGCCTGGACCTGCTGCACCGGCTGGAGCCGGACGCCACCGTGCACGCCTACGCGACGCCGCTGATGACGAAGGCGGACGGCACCAAGTTCGGCAAGACCGAGGGCGGCGCCGTCTGGCTGGACCCGGAGATGACCACGCCGTACGCGTTCTACCAGTTCTGGCTGAACGCGGACGACCGGGACATCTCCAAGTACCTGCGCATCCTGTCCTTCCGGTCCCGCGAGGAGCTGGAGGAGCTGGAGCGGCAGACCGAGGAGCGTCCGCAGGCCCGGGCCGCCCAGCGCGCGCTGGCCGAGGAGCTGACGACGCTGGTGCACGGCGCCGATCAGACGGCCGCCGTGATCGCCGCGTCCAAGGCCCTCTTCGGCCAGGGTGACCTGACGGAGCTGGACGACCGGACGCTGGCCGCGGCCCTCTCCGAGCTGCCGCACGTCAAGGTCGCCGGGCTGGGCCCGGTCGTGGACCTGTTCGCCGAGGTCGGCCTGGTCGCCAGCAAGTCGGCCGCGCGCCGCACGGTCAGGGAGGGCGGCGCCTACGTGAACAACGCCAAGGTGACCGGCGAGGACGCGGTCCCCGCCGAGACCGACCTGCTGCACGGGCGCTGGCTGGTGCTGCGCCGCGGCAAGAAGAACCTGGCCGCGGTGGAGGTCACCGGCGCCTGA
- a CDS encoding metallopeptidase TldD-related protein, which yields MSARTSRPHEIVERALELSRADGCVVIADEESTANLRWAGNALTTNGVTRGRTLTVVATVDGREGTASGVVSRSAVTVDELEPLVRAAEAAARGAGPAEDAQPLVTGVPAAPDYTDAPAETSSEVFADFAPALGEAFARARAGGRELYGFANHELTSTYMGTSTGLRLRHDQPSGTVELNAKSPDRTRSAWAGRATRDFKDVDPAALDAELAVRLGWAERRVELPAGRYETLLPPTAVADLLIYQLWSASGRDAAEGRTVFSKPGGGTRVGERLGELPLTLRGDPHEPGLQCAPFVVAHSSGGDQSVFDNGLPVGATDWIRAGELNRLTTTRHSAGLTGLPVAPAIGNLILDGGTDRSLEEMVASTGRGLLLTCLWYIREVDPATLLLTGLTRDGVYLVENGEVVGEVNNFRFNESPVSLLGRATEAGRTEKTLPREWGDWFTRAAMPALRVPDFKMSSVSQGV from the coding sequence ATGAGCGCGCGTACGAGCAGGCCGCACGAGATCGTCGAGCGGGCACTGGAGCTGTCCCGGGCCGACGGTTGTGTGGTCATCGCCGACGAGGAGTCCACCGCCAACCTGCGCTGGGCGGGCAACGCGCTCACCACCAACGGCGTCACGCGCGGGCGCACACTCACCGTCGTGGCCACCGTGGACGGGCGGGAGGGCACGGCGTCCGGGGTCGTGTCGCGTTCGGCGGTGACCGTGGACGAGCTGGAGCCCCTGGTCCGCGCCGCGGAGGCCGCCGCGCGCGGCGCCGGACCGGCCGAGGACGCGCAGCCGCTGGTCACCGGCGTACCGGCCGCGCCGGACTACACCGACGCGCCCGCGGAGACCTCGTCCGAGGTGTTCGCCGACTTCGCGCCGGCCCTCGGGGAGGCGTTCGCACGCGCGCGGGCGGGCGGGCGGGAACTGTACGGCTTCGCCAACCACGAGCTGACGTCGACGTACATGGGTACGTCCACGGGGCTGCGGCTGCGGCACGACCAGCCGAGCGGGACGGTGGAGCTGAACGCCAAGTCACCGGACCGCACCCGGTCGGCGTGGGCGGGGCGCGCCACGCGGGACTTCAAGGACGTCGATCCGGCGGCGCTCGACGCCGAGCTGGCCGTACGGCTGGGCTGGGCCGAGCGGCGGGTGGAGCTGCCCGCGGGCCGGTACGAGACGCTGCTGCCGCCGACCGCGGTCGCGGACCTGCTGATCTACCAGTTGTGGTCGGCCTCGGGGCGGGACGCGGCCGAGGGGCGCACGGTGTTCTCCAAGCCGGGCGGCGGCACGCGCGTCGGCGAGCGGCTCGGCGAGCTGCCGCTGACCCTGCGCGGCGATCCGCACGAGCCGGGTCTTCAGTGCGCGCCCTTCGTGGTCGCGCACTCCTCGGGCGGTGACCAGTCGGTGTTCGACAACGGGCTGCCGGTCGGGGCCACCGACTGGATCCGTGCGGGCGAGCTGAACCGGCTGACGACCACCCGGCACAGCGCCGGGCTCACGGGACTGCCGGTGGCACCGGCGATCGGCAACCTGATCCTGGACGGCGGCACCGACCGCTCCCTGGAGGAGATGGTCGCGTCCACCGGGCGCGGGCTGCTGCTGACCTGTCTCTGGTACATCCGCGAGGTCGATCCGGCGACGCTGCTGCTGACCGGGCTGACCCGGGACGGTGTCTACCTCGTCGAGAACGGCGAGGTCGTCGGCGAGGTGAACAACTTCCGGTTCAACGAGTCACCGGTGAGTCTGCTGGGGCGGGCCACGGAGGCCGGGCGCACGGAGAAGACGCTGCCCAGGGAATGGGGCGACTGGTTCACCAGGGCGGCGATGCCCGCGCTGCGGGTCCCCGATTTCAAGATGAGCTCTGTCAGCCAGGGCGTATAA
- a CDS encoding TldD/PmbA family protein, whose translation MPHSIDEAFTALPLRALADAALARARALGAEHADFRLERVRGASWRLRDAKPAGSSDTTGLGYAVRVVHGGTWGFASGVDLTMDAAAKVASQAVAMAKLSARVIAAAGSDERVELADEPVHADRTWISSYEIDPFTVPDAEKSALLADWSARLLAADGVDHVDASLLTVHENKFYADTAGTVTTQQRVRLHPVLTAVSVDDSSGEFDSMRTLAPPAGRGWEYLTGTGWDWDAELAAIPGLLAEKMRAPSVEAGLYDLVVDPSNLWLTIHESIGHATELDRALGYEAAYAGTSFATFDQLGKLRYGSELMNVTGDRTAEHGLATIGYDDEGVEGQSWDLVKDGTLVGYQLDRRIARLTGFERSNGCAYADSPAHVPVQRMANVSLRPDPGGLSTEDLIGGVERGIYVVGDRSWSIDMQRYNFQFTGQRFFRIENGRLAGQLRDVAYQATTTDFWGSMAAVGGPQTYVLGGAFNCGKAQPGQVAAVSHGCPSALFRGVNILNTTQEAGR comes from the coding sequence GTGCCTCATAGCATCGACGAAGCCTTCACGGCACTGCCCCTACGCGCCCTCGCCGACGCCGCCCTGGCCCGGGCGCGTGCGCTCGGTGCCGAGCACGCGGACTTCCGGCTGGAGCGGGTGCGAGGCGCCTCCTGGCGCCTCAGGGACGCCAAGCCCGCCGGGTCCTCGGACACCACCGGCCTCGGGTACGCGGTACGCGTGGTGCACGGCGGTACGTGGGGCTTCGCGTCCGGTGTGGACCTCACCATGGACGCCGCCGCCAAGGTGGCCTCACAGGCGGTGGCGATGGCGAAGCTGTCCGCGCGGGTGATCGCGGCGGCGGGGTCCGACGAGCGCGTGGAGCTGGCCGACGAGCCCGTGCACGCCGACCGGACGTGGATCTCGTCGTACGAGATCGATCCCTTCACCGTGCCGGACGCGGAGAAGTCGGCCCTGCTGGCCGACTGGAGCGCTCGGCTGCTGGCGGCCGACGGCGTCGACCACGTGGACGCCTCGCTGCTCACCGTGCACGAGAACAAGTTCTACGCCGACACGGCCGGGACCGTGACCACGCAGCAGCGGGTGCGGCTGCATCCGGTGCTCACCGCCGTTTCGGTGGACGACTCCAGCGGCGAGTTCGACTCCATGCGCACCCTCGCGCCGCCCGCCGGGCGCGGCTGGGAGTACCTGACGGGCACCGGCTGGGACTGGGACGCGGAGCTGGCCGCGATTCCCGGGCTGCTGGCCGAGAAGATGCGGGCGCCGAGCGTCGAGGCGGGCCTGTACGACCTCGTCGTGGACCCGTCGAACCTGTGGCTGACCATCCACGAGTCGATCGGGCACGCCACCGAGCTGGACCGCGCCCTCGGCTACGAGGCCGCCTACGCCGGCACCTCCTTCGCCACCTTCGACCAGCTCGGCAAGCTGCGCTACGGCTCCGAGCTGATGAACGTCACCGGCGACCGCACCGCCGAGCACGGGCTGGCGACCATCGGGTACGACGACGAGGGTGTCGAGGGCCAGTCCTGGGACCTGGTGAAGGACGGCACGCTCGTGGGCTACCAGCTCGACCGGCGCATCGCGCGGCTCACCGGGTTCGAGCGGTCCAACGGCTGCGCCTACGCCGACTCCCCCGCGCACGTGCCGGTGCAGCGCATGGCCAACGTGTCGCTGCGACCGGATCCCGGCGGGCTGTCCACCGAGGACCTGATCGGGGGCGTGGAGCGCGGGATCTACGTCGTCGGGGACCGGTCCTGGTCCATCGACATGCAGCGCTACAACTTCCAGTTCACCGGGCAGCGGTTCTTCCGGATCGAGAACGGGCGGCTCGCCGGTCAGCTACGGGACGTCGCCTACCAGGCGACGACCACCGACTTCTGGGGGTCCATGGCGGCCGTCGGCGGCCCCCAGACGTACGTCCTGGGCGGCGCCTTCAACTGCGGCAAGGCCCAGCCGGGCCAGGTCGCGGCCGTCTCGCACGGCTGCCCGTCCGCCCTCTTCAGGGGAGTCAACATTCTGAACACCACGCAGGAGGCCGGCCGATGA
- the fabG gene encoding 3-oxoacyl-[acyl-carrier-protein] reductase: MSRSVLVTGGNRGIGLAIARAFADAGDKVAITYRSGEPPTALTDLGCLAVKCDITDSEQVEQAYKEVEEAHGPVEVLVANAGVTKDQLLMRMSEEDFTSVVDTNLTGTFRVVKRANRGMLRAKKGRVVLISSVVGLLGSAGQANYAASKAALVGFARSLARELGSRNLTFNVVAPGFVDTDMTKALTDEQRSNIVSQVPLGRYAQPEEIAATVRFLASDDASYITGAVIPVDGGLGMGH; encoded by the coding sequence TTGAGCCGCTCGGTTCTCGTCACCGGAGGCAACCGGGGCATCGGCCTCGCCATCGCCCGCGCTTTCGCCGACGCCGGTGACAAGGTCGCGATCACGTACCGCTCGGGTGAGCCGCCGACGGCCCTGACCGACTTGGGCTGCCTCGCCGTCAAGTGCGACATCACCGACAGCGAGCAGGTGGAGCAGGCCTACAAGGAGGTCGAGGAAGCGCACGGCCCCGTCGAGGTCCTGGTCGCCAACGCCGGCGTGACCAAGGACCAGCTCCTGATGCGCATGTCGGAGGAGGACTTCACCTCCGTCGTCGACACCAACCTCACCGGCACCTTCCGCGTCGTCAAGCGCGCCAACCGTGGCATGCTGCGCGCCAAGAAGGGCCGCGTCGTCCTCATCTCGTCGGTGGTCGGGCTGCTCGGCTCCGCTGGGCAGGCGAACTACGCCGCGTCCAAGGCCGCCCTGGTCGGGTTCGCGCGCTCCCTCGCCCGTGAGCTGGGCTCGCGCAACCTCACCTTCAACGTCGTCGCGCCGGGCTTCGTCGACACGGACATGACCAAGGCGCTCACCGACGAGCAGCGGTCGAACATCGTGTCGCAGGTGCCGCTGGGCCGGTACGCGCAGCCCGAGGAGATCGCCGCGACGGTGCGGTTCCTCGCCTCGGACGACGCCTCGTACATCACTGGAGCCGTCATTCCCGTTGACGGCGGACTGGGAATGGGTCACTGA
- the fabI gene encoding enoyl-ACP reductase FabI, whose amino-acid sequence MSGILEGKRVLITGVLMESSIAFHTAKLAQEQGAEIILTAFPRPTLTERIAKKLPKPTKVIELDVTNDEHLGRLADIVGEELGGLDGVVHSIGFAPQDALGGNFLNTPFESVATAMHVSAYSLKSLTMACLPLMQNGGSVVGLTFDAQYAWPQYDWMGPAKAALEATSRYMARDLGKQNIRCNLVSAGPIGSMAAKSIPGFAELASVWDNRAPLEWDLKDPEPAGRGVVALLSDWFPKTTGEIVHVDGGLHAVGA is encoded by the coding sequence ATGAGCGGAATCCTCGAGGGCAAGCGCGTCCTGATCACCGGTGTGCTGATGGAGTCGTCCATCGCCTTCCACACCGCCAAGCTGGCCCAGGAGCAGGGCGCCGAGATCATCCTGACCGCGTTCCCGCGGCCCACGCTGACCGAGCGCATCGCCAAGAAGCTGCCCAAGCCCACCAAGGTCATCGAGCTGGACGTCACCAACGACGAGCACCTCGGGCGCCTGGCCGACATCGTCGGCGAGGAGCTGGGCGGCCTCGACGGCGTCGTGCACTCCATCGGCTTCGCGCCGCAGGACGCGCTCGGCGGCAACTTCCTGAACACGCCTTTCGAGTCGGTCGCCACCGCCATGCACGTCTCGGCGTACTCCCTGAAGTCGCTGACCATGGCCTGCCTGCCGCTGATGCAGAACGGCGGCTCGGTCGTCGGCCTCACCTTCGACGCCCAGTACGCCTGGCCGCAGTACGACTGGATGGGCCCGGCCAAGGCCGCCCTGGAGGCCACCAGCCGCTACATGGCGCGTGACCTGGGCAAGCAGAACATCCGCTGCAACCTCGTCTCCGCGGGCCCGATCGGCTCGATGGCCGCCAAGTCCATCCCGGGCTTCGCCGAGCTGGCCTCCGTGTGGGACAACCGCGCCCCGCTGGAGTGGGACCTGAAGGACCCGGAGCCCGCCGGCCGCGGTGTCGTCGCGCTGCTGAGCGACTGGTTCCCGAAGACCACGGGCGAGATCGTCCACGTCGACGGTGGTCTGCACGCCGTCGGCGCCTGA
- a CDS encoding FadR/GntR family transcriptional regulator — protein MPLSHPRRSALSEQVIAALRQQIASGEWPVGSRIPTEPELVEQLGVARNTVREAVRALAHNGLLDIRQGSGTYVVATSELAGVMQRRFADADPRHIAELRSTLESAAARLAAERRTERDLKQLDALLVRREEAWESGDTETFVTADATFHLAVVAASHNDVMTAMYADLGEVMRDWLRVDVGSVLTPETHMDHTRLVDAIRAGDAVTAAEEAAGYPFQCRPGRLSAPAGG, from the coding sequence ATGCCCCTGAGTCACCCGCGTCGTTCGGCGCTGTCCGAGCAGGTCATCGCGGCGCTGCGCCAGCAGATCGCCTCGGGTGAGTGGCCGGTCGGCTCCCGCATCCCGACCGAGCCCGAGCTGGTCGAGCAGCTCGGTGTCGCCCGGAACACGGTCCGCGAGGCGGTTCGCGCGCTGGCCCACAACGGCCTGCTGGACATCCGCCAGGGTTCCGGTACGTACGTCGTGGCCACCAGCGAGCTGGCGGGCGTGATGCAGCGCCGCTTCGCCGACGCCGACCCCCGGCACATCGCCGAGCTGCGTTCGACCCTGGAGTCCGCCGCCGCCCGGCTCGCCGCCGAGCGGCGCACGGAGAGGGACCTCAAGCAGCTCGACGCGCTGCTGGTACGCCGCGAGGAGGCCTGGGAGTCGGGCGACACGGAGACGTTCGTGACGGCGGACGCGACCTTTCACCTGGCCGTCGTGGCCGCCTCGCACAACGACGTGATGACCGCGATGTACGCGGACCTGGGCGAGGTGATGCGGGACTGGTTGCGCGTGGACGTCGGCAGCGTGCTGACGCCGGAGACGCACATGGACCACACGCGGCTGGTCGACGCGATCCGCGCGGGGGACGCCGTGACGGCCGCGGAGGAGGCGGCCGGCTATCCGTTCCAGTGCCGCCCGGGCAGGCTCAGCGCGCCCGCTGGTGGCTGA
- a CDS encoding CynX/NimT family MFS transporter, which produces MMDLMASDETRTETRTDTRTDTRTDTRTGSPESATPGEPAAPGARVPGSAPATPGTRAWTTWTTRLLLLGIVLAAFNLRPAITSLGALLEEVRDGLGMSGSVAGLLTSVPPLCFAVFGVTAPRLARRFGPGAVVCAGMVAITAGLLIRPYAGGTAGFLAATALALMGIAVSNVLMPVIVKRYFPDRVGSMTGLYSMALAFGTSIAAAATVPVTNALGGHWQPGLAVWAAVGAAAVLPWIPFVRDRKAPSTPSPARDVADGDGADEATAESARAATARTDRPAERPAEQPPLRITRSRTAWALAVFFGLQATAAYITMGWMAQIFRDAGVSAGTAGLLLAVIMVMGVPLAFVIPRVATRLPHQGPIVLVLGVCGLAGYAGLYFAPAGGAWAWALLLGVSNCAFPLALTMVGMRARTGAGVAQLSAFAQSTGYLISIPGPLLVGVLYQHSGGWGLPIALMSALMVPQIVVGFLAGRDRTVEEEAAR; this is translated from the coding sequence ATGATGGATCTCATGGCTAGTGACGAAACCCGGACGGAGACTCGTACGGACACCCGGACGGACACCCGGACGGACACCCGGACCGGATCCCCGGAGTCCGCGACCCCCGGCGAGCCGGCCGCGCCCGGTGCCCGGGTGCCCGGCAGCGCGCCCGCAACGCCCGGCACGCGCGCGTGGACGACGTGGACGACCCGCCTGCTCCTCCTCGGCATCGTCCTGGCCGCGTTCAACCTGCGCCCCGCCATCACGAGCCTGGGCGCGCTCCTGGAAGAGGTCCGCGACGGGCTCGGCATGAGCGGCAGCGTGGCCGGGCTGCTCACGTCCGTGCCCCCGCTCTGCTTCGCCGTCTTCGGGGTCACCGCCCCGCGGCTGGCCCGCCGCTTCGGACCCGGTGCGGTGGTCTGCGCGGGCATGGTCGCCATCACCGCGGGCCTGCTCATACGCCCGTACGCGGGCGGTACGGCGGGCTTCCTGGCCGCCACCGCCCTCGCGCTGATGGGTATCGCGGTCAGCAACGTCCTGATGCCGGTCATCGTCAAGCGCTACTTCCCCGACCGGGTCGGTTCCATGACCGGCCTGTACTCGATGGCGCTCGCCTTCGGCACCTCGATCGCCGCCGCGGCGACCGTGCCCGTGACGAACGCGCTGGGCGGGCACTGGCAGCCCGGCCTCGCGGTGTGGGCCGCGGTGGGGGCGGCGGCCGTTCTGCCCTGGATCCCGTTCGTACGGGACCGGAAGGCACCGTCCACGCCGTCGCCCGCCCGGGACGTCGCCGACGGGGACGGCGCCGACGAGGCCACCGCGGAGTCCGCCCGGGCGGCGACCGCGCGTACCGACCGGCCGGCGGAGCGGCCCGCCGAGCAGCCGCCGCTGCGGATCACCCGCAGCCGGACGGCCTGGGCGCTCGCCGTCTTCTTCGGCCTCCAGGCCACCGCCGCCTACATCACGATGGGCTGGATGGCACAGATCTTCCGGGACGCGGGCGTCTCCGCCGGCACCGCGGGGCTGCTGCTCGCCGTCATCATGGTGATGGGCGTGCCGCTCGCCTTCGTCATCCCGCGCGTGGCGACCCGCCTGCCCCATCAGGGCCCGATCGTGCTGGTACTGGGTGTGTGCGGGCTCGCCGGATACGCCGGCCTGTACTTCGCCCCGGCCGGCGGCGCCTGGGCCTGGGCCCTGCTGCTCGGCGTCTCCAACTGCGCCTTCCCGCTCGCGCTGACCATGGTCGGGATGCGGGCCAGGACCGGCGCGGGTGTCGCCCAGCTCTCCGCCTTCGCGCAGAGCACCGGTTACCTGATCTCCATCCCGGGGCCGCTGCTGGTGGGCGTGCTGTACCAGCACAGCGGGGGCTGGGGCCTGCCGATCGCGCTGATGAGCGCCCTGATGGTGCCGCAGATCGTGGTGGGTTTCCTGGCGGGACGCGACCGCACGGTGGAGGAGGAAGCGGCCCGCTGA
- a CDS encoding SGM_5486 family transporter-associated protein, whose product MPVLDPNPQHGQKKMLIVFGAFLAIFVIIGIIATIASP is encoded by the coding sequence ATGCCAGTCCTCGACCCGAACCCTCAGCACGGCCAGAAGAAGATGTTGATCGTCTTCGGTGCCTTCCTGGCGATTTTCGTGATCATCGGCATCATCGCGACGATCGCGTCGCCGTGA
- a CDS encoding SixA phosphatase family protein — protein sequence MSVAEPRRIVLFRHAKADWPQVTDHERPLADRGRKDAAEAGRRLADTGIAFDQALCSTSTRTRETWKLAVQEFPQRPKTVYEERIYEASPGELIAVLNETPDDLRNVLVIGHNPGMEGLAEILAGSTEEEARERMGSRGFPTAAFAVLTFTGSWKDVEPGAASLADYWAPTD from the coding sequence ATGAGCGTCGCAGAACCCCGCAGGATCGTCCTTTTCCGGCATGCGAAAGCCGACTGGCCACAGGTGACCGACCACGAACGGCCGCTCGCCGATCGGGGGCGCAAGGACGCCGCAGAGGCCGGGCGCCGGCTGGCGGATACCGGCATCGCCTTCGACCAGGCCCTGTGCTCCACCTCGACCCGGACTCGCGAAACCTGGAAGCTCGCCGTCCAGGAGTTCCCGCAGCGGCCGAAAACCGTCTATGAGGAGCGGATCTACGAGGCCTCGCCCGGCGAGCTGATCGCCGTGCTCAACGAGACCCCCGACGACCTGCGGAACGTACTGGTGATCGGCCACAACCCGGGCATGGAGGGACTCGCCGAGATCCTGGCCGGCTCGACCGAGGAAGAAGCCCGCGAACGGATGGGCAGCAGGGGCTTCCCGACCGCCGCCTTCGCCGTTCTGACCTTCACCGGCTCCTGGAAGGACGTGGAGCCGGGCGCGGCCTCCCTCGCCGACTACTGGGCGCCGACCGACTGA
- the serB gene encoding phosphoserine phosphatase SerB, translated as MSASQTSDVPTLLVKIFGKDRPGITAGLFDTLAAYSVDVVDIEQVVTRGRIVLCALVTEPPRGLEGDLRATVHGWAESLKLQAEIISGIGDNRPRGLGRSLVTVLGHPLTAEATAAIAARITESGSNIDRIFRLAKYPVTAVEFAVSGVETEPLRTALATEAAALGVDVAVVSAGLHRRAQRLVVMDVDSTLIQDEVIELFAAHAGCEDQVAEVTAAAMRGELDFEQSLHARVALLAGLDASVVEKVRSEVRLTPGARTLIRTLKRLGYQVGVVSGGFTQVTDDLKERLGLDFAQANTLEIVDGKLTGRVTGEIVDRAGKARLLRRFAAEAAVPLSQTVAIGDGANDLDMLNAAGLGVAFNAKPVVREAAHTAVNVPFLDTVLYLLGITREEVEAADTLEEGLGEGLGLPLDRI; from the coding sequence ATGAGCGCTTCGCAGACCTCTGACGTTCCCACGCTTCTCGTCAAGATCTTCGGCAAGGACCGACCGGGCATCACGGCCGGCCTGTTCGACACCCTCGCCGCCTACTCCGTCGACGTGGTCGACATCGAGCAGGTCGTCACCCGTGGCCGGATCGTGCTGTGCGCGCTCGTGACCGAGCCGCCCCGGGGCCTGGAGGGCGACCTGCGGGCGACCGTCCACGGCTGGGCGGAGTCGCTGAAGCTGCAGGCGGAGATCATCTCCGGCATCGGCGACAACCGGCCGCGCGGTCTCGGCCGCTCCCTGGTCACGGTGCTCGGCCACCCGCTCACCGCGGAGGCGACCGCCGCCATAGCGGCCCGGATCACCGAGTCCGGCAGCAACATCGACCGTATCTTCCGGCTGGCCAAGTACCCGGTCACCGCCGTCGAGTTCGCGGTGTCCGGCGTGGAGACCGAGCCCCTGCGCACCGCGCTGGCCACCGAGGCCGCGGCGCTCGGTGTGGACGTCGCGGTCGTCTCGGCGGGTCTGCACCGGCGGGCGCAGCGCCTGGTCGTGATGGACGTGGACTCCACGCTGATCCAGGACGAGGTCATCGAGCTGTTCGCCGCGCACGCCGGCTGCGAGGACCAGGTCGCCGAGGTGACGGCGGCCGCGATGCGCGGGGAGCTGGATTTCGAGCAGTCGCTGCACGCACGCGTGGCGCTGCTGGCGGGGCTGGACGCCTCGGTGGTGGAGAAGGTGCGCAGCGAGGTGCGGCTGACGCCGGGCGCCCGCACCCTGATCCGTACGCTGAAGCGGCTCGGCTACCAGGTGGGGGTCGTCTCCGGTGGCTTCACCCAGGTCACCGACGACCTCAAGGAACGGCTGGGGCTGGACTTCGCCCAGGCCAACACGCTGGAGATCGTCGACGGAAAGCTCACCGGGCGGGTCACCGGGGAGATCGTCGACCGGGCGGGCAAGGCGCGGCTGCTCCGCAGGTTCGCCGCCGAGGCGGCCGTCCCCCTGTCGCAGACCGTGGCGATCGGTGACGGCGCCAACGACCTGGACATGCTGAACGCGGCCGGGCTGGGCGTCGCCTTCAACGCCAAGCCGGTGGTGCGGGAGGCCGCGCACACGGCGGTCAACGTGCCCTTCCTCGACACCGTCCTGTATCTGCTGGGCATCACCCGCGAAGAGGTCGAGGCGGCGGACACCCTGGAGGAGGGCCTCGGCGAGGGCCTCGGTCTGCCTCTCGACCGGATCTGA